Part of the Pseudomonas sp. M30-35 genome is shown below.
GGCGTAGGGTGTGCTCGGCGTAAGCTCCGCCGTCTGCGTAATGAAACAAAAATGGAGGCAGTTTGCGTTGGGCTGCGGCGCGGTAATCAGTTGAGGCAGAGATAATCATCAATAAAGCACCCTGTGATGTTGATTATGAGGATCTTGCCAGGCGGGCGCTGTCCTCGACTTTGCGTGCACAGAGCTGCGCGCGCTTTCTATACATAACGTCTCTAGCGACAACATACCCAGAGGGCTGGGCATGTTGTATTGAAGCGCTTACTGCGCGGCCAGCAATGGATCGCTGATACCCAGACCATACACGGCAATCATGGCAATGATGCCGGTGAATAGCACGTAGTACAGCGTAGGCCAGATGGTTTTGCGCAGCGTATTGCCTTCACGGCCGAGCAGGCCGACGGTAGCCGATGCGGCAACGACGTTGTGGATGGCCACCATGTTACCGGCTGCCGCGCCAATGGCCTGGGCCGCAACAATCAGTGCGCTGGATAAACCAAGGCTCGTGGCAACCCCAAACTGGAACTGGCTGAACATCATATTGCTGACGGTGTTGGAGCCCGCAATAAATGCACCCAACGCGCCGATACTTGGCGCTAGCAGTGGGTAAATACCGCCAACGCTATCCGCAACCCAGCGCGCCATGACAATCGGCATGCTGCCCAAGTCGGCACCATTAACCCCAGAGTTGATGAGGATACGCACCATCGGCACGGTGAAGAGCAAGACAAAACCCGCGCTGAGCAATACCGAGCTGGATTCTTTTACAGCAGCAGTCAGCTCACGCGCTTTCATGCCGTGCAGGAAAAAGGTTGCCAGCACCACGGCGACCAGAATACCGCCGGGTAGGAAGAGCGGCTGGAAGTTAGCGCTGACCCCGGTTTCACCCAGCAAGTCAGGGAAGTTGATCACCACTGCTTTGAGTGCGTTGCCAACGTCCGGGAATACGCGGCTGATAACCAGCAACACGCCAACCAATACATAAGGCAGCCACGCACGTAGCGAGCTCATTGGTTTGTGGGCCAGTTCGTCAAGCTTCATTTCGACGGTGCCGATCCACTCGGCAGGCCAGTCTTTGGCCGGGGCAAAATCCCAAGCGGTTTTCGGTACCAGAAAACCCATGCGCGCCGCGCTGGTGACAATCGCCAAACCCGTGAGGCCACCAATCAGTGATGGGAACTCAGGGCCAAGGAATACACCGGTCAAGGCGTAAGGAATGGTGAAGGCCAGGCCCGCGAAAAGCGCAAATGGCAACACTTCCAGACCGGCTTTCCAGCTTTTCTCCTGACCAAAGAAACGGGTCAGCATCATCGCCATGAACAGTGGCATCACCGTGCCGACAATGGCGTGAATGATCGCCACTTCGCTGGTGATCAGTTGCAGGAACTGCGCCCATGACGAACCGTGTTCCAGTAGTTGCGCACCAATCGCATGGCTGTCGAGGCCGGTGCTAACACCGACGATAATCGGCGTACCGACGGCGCCGAACGATACCGGCGTACTTTGCACCAGCATGCCCATCAACACAGCAGCCATGGCCGGGAAGCCAATTGCCACGAGCAATGGTGCGGCAATAGCCGCTGGAGTGCCGAAACCTGACGCGCCCTCGATAAAGCACCCGAACAGCCAGGCAATAATGATCGCCTGAATGCGGCGGTCTGGACTAATGGTGGCAAACCCTGCGCGAATCGCGGTAATGCCGCCGGAATGCTTGAGTGTATTCAGCAGCAAGATCGCGCCGAAGATAATCCACAGCAGGCCAAGGGTAATCAGCAGGCCTTGCAGGGTTGAAGCCAGAATACGGGTGAAGCTCATGTCCCAGGCCAGCAAGCCAACCGCAGCGGTCAGTAAATAAACCAAAGGCATGGCCCGTTTGGCCGGCCAGCGCAGACCAATCAACAAAACGGCAGCGAGCAATATAGGCGAGAAAGCGAGTAAAGCGAGTACACCGGAATTCATCTGAAATCTCCGTTCAGTAGCGCGTAGGTGCGACGTGTGAGGTGCGAACGAAGGTGGCTGTTTAGTGCAGCAAACATGACGAACCTCAAAATTATTGTTATTAAGTGGCGCATTAATTGGTAAGACCAATTTACAATGCGCGGTGATCAGGTTAAAAGTAGCGGGGCCGACTGTCAAACCTCATCACTAAGACTTTGGTCGGATGGCATGTTGTTGTGCGGTTAATGGCGACGATATAGGCTTGCGTTCTTGGCACACGCTTCAGTTTGAAGTGGTCAAACCAGTGAGGTTAAGTATGGAAGTTGGACCACTGCGTCAGCGACGTCTCAGTGATGACATCGTTGCGCAACTGGAAACCATGATTCTTGAGGGATCGCTAAAGGTCGGTGAACGCTTGCCGGCGGAGCGAGTGCTGGCTGAGCGCTTTGGCGTGTCACGGCCATCGCTGCGTGAGGCGATCCAGAAGCTGGTTGCCAAGGGGCTGTTGGTCAGTCGGCAGGGCGGTGGCAACTATGTCGCGCAGACGCTGGGCTCAACCTTTAGCGACCCTCTGCTATTGCTGATGGAAAGCAACCCAGAGGCGCAGCGTGATTTGCTTGAGTTTCGTCATACGCTGGAAGGTTCCTGTGCCTATTACGCAGCACTGCGTGCAACCGAGCTTGATCTGGATCGCCTGAAAAATGCCTTCGAGGCGCTGCAGGATTGCTATAACCGCAGCGGCAAGGTAACCCGCGCAGAAGAGGGCGCGGCCGACGCACAGTTTCACTTGGCTATTGCCGAGGCCAGCCACAACGCGGTGTTGCTGCACACCATTCGCGGTTTGTTTGATTTGCTCAAGCGCAACGTGGTGACCAACATCGGCGGCATGTATGAGCAGCGCAGCGAAACCCGGGACATGCTGATTAACCAGCATCGGGCGCTATACGAGGCGATTATTGCGGGGCGTGCCGATGAGGCGCGAACCTTGTCCAATCAGCACATTGATTATGTGCAGGAAGTGCTCGCCGAGGTGCAGCAGCAGGTGCAGCGCGAAGCCAGGGCGCAGCGCCGTTCGACGCAAACTCCCTAGCTCGCCGACTAGCCGGGCTAGTCGCGTTCATCCAAGGCGGCGTTTTACTCTTTACCCTTGGTGCGCATGGCGCGCTGAACTTCACGATCGGCATCACGTTCTTTCTCGGTGTGACGCTTGTCGAAGTCTTTCTTACCTTTCACCAGTGCAATGGTGCACTTGACCAGGTGTGCCTGCCACTGAATCGACAATGCGACGCAGGTATAGCCTTTCTGGTTGACTGCGCCGAATAGCTTTTCCAACTCACGCTTGTTGAGCAAAAGCTTACGGGTGCGTGTCGGGTCTGCAATCACGTGGGTGCTTGCAGTTGTGAGCGGGGTGATGTGGCAACCCATCAGCCAGGCTTCATCGTTTTTCAGCAGCACGTAGCTGTCGGTCAACTGAGCTTTGCCGGCACGCATGCTTTTCACTTCCCAACCGGCGAGCACGAGGCCTGCTTCGAACTTGGTTTCGATGAAATAGTCATGCAGCGCTTTTTTGTTAAGCGCGATGGTGTTCTCGTTCTGTTTCTTTTGTTTAGCCATAGGCGGCGCATTATAGGGAGTCGTACGCGCTCGCGCTATCTGCTGATGCACGACAATTGATTAATTGATTGCGTCGTCATGCATGCAAACCTCGGGGTGCGGGCCATGCGAGCTTGAGCCGCCTCGCGTTATCTCGGACAATGCGCGATCTTTTTGGGTCAGCACAGCAGGCTAGCGGCACATGGCAAACGATAAAGTCTCGATTCACGGCGCTTGGGCCAGCCGCTGGGTGTTTATTCTGGCGGCCACTGGTTCGGCGGTTGGATTGGGTAATATCTGGAAGTTTCCCTACATGGCCGGGCTTTACGGCGGCGGCGCGTTTGTTGCCATGTACTTGGTGTGTATTGCTGCGGTCGGTTTGCCGATCATGTTGGCTGAAACCTTGATTGGTCGACGTGGTCGGCAAAGCCCGGTCAATTCGATGCGCAGCTTGGCTGCGGAATCTGGCGGCTCGCGCTATTGGTCGGTCGCCGCGGTAGTCGGCATGGTCGCGGCGCTGCTGATTCTCTCGTTCTACAGCGTGGTTGCTGGCTGGTCGCTGGATTACATCATTGGCATGGGCCGTGGCGATTTCACCGGCATCACTGGCGAAGGCGCAGGCGCAGCATTCGGTGGCCTGACTGATAACCCCTGGCGCCTGACTCTGTGGCATACGCTGTTTATGATTGGCACTGGTTTTGTCATCGCCAAGGGCGTTGTGGCCGGGCTTGAGCGCAGTTTGCGGATCATGATGCCAATGCTGTTTGTGTTGCTGTTGATCCTGCTCGGCTACAGCTTTACCACCGGGCATTTTATGCAAGGCTTTAATTTTCTATTCCACTTTGACCCAAGCAAGGTTCAGGGCGGGATTCTCGCAGCGTTGGGTCACGCTTTCTTCACGCTCAGCGTTGGCGTGGGTTCGATCATGGTTTACGGCTCGTACATGCCGAAAAAGTCTTCAATCGGTGCCACGGTGCTGGCGGTCGGCCTGCTTGATACCTTGGTCGCACTGACGGCTGGCTTGGCTTTGTTCCCGATTGTTTTTGCTGCCGGCCTTGAGCCCGGCGGCGGGCCAGGATTGATGTTCGTCACCCTGCCGATTGCCTTCGGCAATGTGGCGTTTGGACAGGTCATGGGCTTGGTGTTTTTCGTATTGGTGGCATTGGCTGCTTGGAGCTCGTCGATTTCCATGCTTGAACCTGCAGTCGCTTACTTTGTTGAGCGTACCGGGCGCAGCCGCGCGGCAGTGACCAGCATACTGGCAGTTTTCTGCTGGATAGTCGGTATGGGTACGGTGCTATCGTTCAATATTGGCGCAGATGCTAAGTTCTTTGTATTTGCCAAAGACGGCTTTCACCTGTTTCAGTGGGGCGCAGAAGGCGGCAAAACCTTCTTTGAGGGGATTGATTACCTCACCAGCCGTATTTTGTTACCTGTTGGTAGCGTGGCTTTCGCCATGTTCGCGGGTTGGGTCATGAGTCGGGACTCGGTGCGTGATGAGTTATCGATCAAAAGCCCGCTGTTGTTCAATATTGCCCTGTGGTTGATTCGCGTTGTGGCACCGGTTGGTGTTTTGATTGTGTTTGTTGCAGAGCTGACTAAGTGAGAATTATGTTCGTGTTGCATGAAGTTGTTGGTTTATGAGTACGCATATTCAGCGCTCGGCGCTGCTGCCATACCCGGCACAGGCGCTCTATGACTTGGTCAATGATGTGGCTAAATACCCCGAGTTCTTGCCGTGGTGCTCGTCCAGTGAGGTGCTTGAAGTCACCGATGTGCTGATGGTCGCCAGCCTTGAAGTGGCTAAGGCAGGCTTTAGCCAGCGCTTTGTCACGCGTAATACCTTGGTGCCGGGGCAGTCGATTGAGCTGAACCTTGAAGACGGCCCGTTTAATCACTTTCATGGCCGCTGGGAGTTCAAGGCCTTGGGTGACAAGGCCTGTAAAATCAGCCTTGATCTGACCTTTGATTACGCCGGCTCGATTGTCCGTGCGACATTGGGGCCACTGTTCAATCAGGCAGCAAACACTCTGGTCGATGCGTTCTGCCAACGCGCTAAAAATTTATACGGGTAACTCGCTTTATGGATAGCAAAAGCATTGTGGTCGAAGTGGTGTATGCCTTGGCGGATAAGCAAAAGCTGCTGCGCTTGAGCCTGCCGTATGGCACCACAATGCGCCAGGCTGCCGAGCAGTCGGGGATGCAGGCGCATTTTCCCGGCCTGGATTTAGCCAGCAGCCCGCTGGGCATATTTGGTAAAGCCGTAGCCAAGCCTGAAGAGCGGGTGATGGAGGATGGCGAGCGAGTCGAAATTTATCGCTCTTTGATCGCCGACCCGAAAGAGGTGCGCAAGCAGCGCGCCGCCAAAGCTGCCAAGGCTAAGGCCAAGGAAGAGTCAGGCGAGTAGGGTGCGACAACATCACATGCCTGCCGAAGGCTGTGGCAACGCGAAGCTCGCCAACCAATGCTCGGTAAAGCCCGGCAATGCTCGACAAATAAGCCAAGTGCTGGACGATAAAAGCGTTGTTCAGCTTGCTTGAGTAACAAAAAAACCGGTTTTCACCGGTTTTTTTGTATCTGGCTATTGGCGACCTTTATTCGGTATCCAATGGCTCAGGTGAAGGCACCGCTGCAGGTTCTGCACTGTCGACGTCCCCCTGGATTTGCTCCAGCAGCGAGCCCGGTGCAGGCGGCTCATCGTCAACTTGCGGTGCTTCGGTCTCTGGCTGCTCTGTGCTGCCGTCAGCAGGTGTGACAGTCGTCGCAGGCTCATCGCCCATGATTTCCTGGTCACGGCTGACGCCTGGCATAAAGTCGCCAGCTAAACCGGTGAGTTGGTCATTGTCGTCAAACATAAGACTCACGCGTTCTTGCAAACGCTGGCGACCACCTGGCTGCATGCTGTACAGATAATCCCAGCGATTTGCATGGAATGTATCCGTAATCAGCGGGTTGCCCATAATAAACCGCACTTGTTTGCGGGTCATTCCTGGGCGCAACTGGTCTATCATGTCTTGTGTGACGACATTGCCCTGTTGAATGTCGATTTTATAAACCCCGGGGAATGAACAACCGGCGAGTGCGATGAGCCCCGTAAAGGTGAGGCTGGTCAGCAGGAGCTTGGTTTTTTGCATCGGTGCGTGACTTCCACTATCTTGGCTGGGCAACGTAAACCCCGATCATACCCGTAATAAGGGAAGCTGCGAAACCGCTTCCTCGAGAAAGCAGACCATGGTTGAAAATAACGAACTACGCAAGGTTGGCCTAAAAGTAACCCTACCACGGGTTAAGATCCTGCAAATGCTGGACTCAGCAGGTCAACGCCACATGAGTGCAGAAGATGTCTACAAGTCTCTGATGGAGGCGGGTGAGGACGTTGGTTTGGCCACTGTTTATCGGGTATTGACGCAATTTGAGGCCGCAGGTCTAGTTGTTCGTCATAACTTTGATGGCGGTCATGCCGTGTTTGAACTGGCTGACGGAGGACACCACGACCATATGGTTTGTATGGAGACTGGTGAGGTGATCGAATTTTTCGATAGCGAGATCGAAAAACGCCAAAAAGAAATTGTAAGCGAGCATGGTTTTGAGCTCGTAGACCACAACCTGGTGCTCTACGTACGTAAAAAAACCTAAGAAATCATTTGGGGTTCCCCCAGCGATTTCTACTCCACGCGGCATGTTTGTGCGTGTGATTTAAAAAGGCGACCTACCTTGGTCGCCTTTTTTATGCCTTGTTGAGCGGTGTAAATACGTTCAGGCTTGGGCGCTGCCGACCATTTGTCGGGCGTGGGCGATTGATTCATCGGTCAGGTCAACGCCGCCAAGCATTCGTGCGATCTCTTCGACACGTTGTTCGTTGCTGAGCTTGCTGACGGCGGTGCGTGTGGCGTCGTTGCCACGTGCCTTGTGCACGAATAGATGTTGGTGGCCTTGTGCTGCAACTTGCGGCAAGTGGGTAACGGTCAGTACTTGTCCGCGTCCCCCCAGGCGGCGTAGCAACTGGCCGACGACCTCGGCAGTTGGGCCGCCAATGCCCACGTCAACTTCGTCGAATACCAGCGTTGGTACGCGTGAGGTTTGCG
Proteins encoded:
- a CDS encoding type II toxin-antitoxin system RatA family toxin; the encoded protein is MSTHIQRSALLPYPAQALYDLVNDVAKYPEFLPWCSSSEVLEVTDVLMVASLEVAKAGFSQRFVTRNTLVPGQSIELNLEDGPFNHFHGRWEFKALGDKACKISLDLTFDYAGSIVRATLGPLFNQAANTLVDAFCQRAKNLYG
- the fur gene encoding ferric iron uptake transcriptional regulator, whose product is MVENNELRKVGLKVTLPRVKILQMLDSAGQRHMSAEDVYKSLMEAGEDVGLATVYRVLTQFEAAGLVVRHNFDGGHAVFELADGGHHDHMVCMETGEVIEFFDSEIEKRQKEIVSEHGFELVDHNLVLYVRKKT
- a CDS encoding outer membrane protein assembly factor BamE, with product MQKTKLLLTSLTFTGLIALAGCSFPGVYKIDIQQGNVVTQDMIDQLRPGMTRKQVRFIMGNPLITDTFHANRWDYLYSMQPGGRQRLQERVSLMFDDNDQLTGLAGDFMPGVSRDQEIMGDEPATTVTPADGSTEQPETEAPQVDDEPPAPGSLLEQIQGDVDSAEPAAVPSPEPLDTE
- the smpB gene encoding SsrA-binding protein SmpB, whose translation is MAKQKKQNENTIALNKKALHDYFIETKFEAGLVLAGWEVKSMRAGKAQLTDSYVLLKNDEAWLMGCHITPLTTASTHVIADPTRTRKLLLNKRELEKLFGAVNQKGYTCVALSIQWQAHLVKCTIALVKGKKDFDKRHTEKERDADREVQRAMRTKGKE
- a CDS encoding L-lactate permease — protein: MNSGVLALLAFSPILLAAVLLIGLRWPAKRAMPLVYLLTAAVGLLAWDMSFTRILASTLQGLLITLGLLWIIFGAILLLNTLKHSGGITAIRAGFATISPDRRIQAIIIAWLFGCFIEGASGFGTPAAIAAPLLVAIGFPAMAAVLMGMLVQSTPVSFGAVGTPIIVGVSTGLDSHAIGAQLLEHGSSWAQFLQLITSEVAIIHAIVGTVMPLFMAMMLTRFFGQEKSWKAGLEVLPFALFAGLAFTIPYALTGVFLGPEFPSLIGGLTGLAIVTSAARMGFLVPKTAWDFAPAKDWPAEWIGTVEMKLDELAHKPMSSLRAWLPYVLVGVLLVISRVFPDVGNALKAVVINFPDLLGETGVSANFQPLFLPGGILVAVVLATFFLHGMKARELTAAVKESSSVLLSAGFVLLFTVPMVRILINSGVNGADLGSMPIVMARWVADSVGGIYPLLAPSIGALGAFIAGSNTVSNMMFSQFQFGVATSLGLSSALIVAAQAIGAAAGNMVAIHNVVAASATVGLLGREGNTLRKTIWPTLYYVLFTGIIAMIAVYGLGISDPLLAAQ
- a CDS encoding FCD domain-containing protein, which translates into the protein MEVGPLRQRRLSDDIVAQLETMILEGSLKVGERLPAERVLAERFGVSRPSLREAIQKLVAKGLLVSRQGGGNYVAQTLGSTFSDPLLLLMESNPEAQRDLLEFRHTLEGSCAYYAALRATELDLDRLKNAFEALQDCYNRSGKVTRAEEGAADAQFHLAIAEASHNAVLLHTIRGLFDLLKRNVVTNIGGMYEQRSETRDMLINQHRALYEAIIAGRADEARTLSNQHIDYVQEVLAEVQQQVQREARAQRRSTQTP
- a CDS encoding sodium-dependent transporter — protein: MANDKVSIHGAWASRWVFILAATGSAVGLGNIWKFPYMAGLYGGGAFVAMYLVCIAAVGLPIMLAETLIGRRGRQSPVNSMRSLAAESGGSRYWSVAAVVGMVAALLILSFYSVVAGWSLDYIIGMGRGDFTGITGEGAGAAFGGLTDNPWRLTLWHTLFMIGTGFVIAKGVVAGLERSLRIMMPMLFVLLLILLGYSFTTGHFMQGFNFLFHFDPSKVQGGILAALGHAFFTLSVGVGSIMVYGSYMPKKSSIGATVLAVGLLDTLVALTAGLALFPIVFAAGLEPGGGPGLMFVTLPIAFGNVAFGQVMGLVFFVLVALAAWSSSISMLEPAVAYFVERTGRSRAAVTSILAVFCWIVGMGTVLSFNIGADAKFFVFAKDGFHLFQWGAEGGKTFFEGIDYLTSRILLPVGSVAFAMFAGWVMSRDSVRDELSIKSPLLFNIALWLIRVVAPVGVLIVFVAELTK
- a CDS encoding RnfH family protein, producing the protein MDSKSIVVEVVYALADKQKLLRLSLPYGTTMRQAAEQSGMQAHFPGLDLASSPLGIFGKAVAKPEERVMEDGERVEIYRSLIADPKEVRKQRAAKAAKAKAKEESGE